A genomic segment from uncultured Desulfuromonas sp. encodes:
- the folE2 gene encoding GTP cyclohydrolase FolE2, translating into MTTSMPDLQKSQDTRNIAIDKVGIKDVRYPIVVQDKNTSRQQTVASINMYVELPHQFKGTHMSRFLEILNQYRGEEVTLNDMEGLLKAMKERLESDCAHIELTFPYFIEKEAPVSKAKGLMEYECRFIGTLREKKDFVLEVRVPVTSLCPCSRDISRYGAHNQRSSVTVAIRSEKMIWIEELISWVESCGSAPVYSLLKREDEKAVTEQAYENPMFVEDIVRAVTEKLKSVPTIEWFCVECENYESIHNHSAYATLEYTRQSE; encoded by the coding sequence ATGACCACATCGATGCCCGACCTGCAGAAATCGCAGGATACCCGCAATATTGCCATCGATAAGGTTGGCATCAAGGATGTGCGTTATCCTATTGTGGTTCAGGACAAAAACACCAGCCGCCAGCAGACGGTCGCGAGTATCAATATGTATGTGGAATTGCCGCATCAGTTCAAAGGCACCCACATGAGTCGTTTTCTTGAAATTCTCAACCAGTATCGTGGCGAGGAAGTGACTTTAAACGATATGGAAGGGCTGCTCAAAGCGATGAAAGAGCGGCTTGAGTCGGACTGCGCGCATATTGAATTGACCTTTCCCTATTTCATCGAGAAAGAAGCTCCCGTTTCCAAAGCCAAAGGGCTGATGGAATACGAATGCCGGTTTATTGGTACGTTGCGGGAGAAAAAGGACTTTGTTCTTGAAGTCCGGGTTCCGGTCACGTCACTGTGCCCCTGCTCGCGGGATATCAGCCGCTATGGAGCCCATAACCAGCGCAGCAGTGTGACCGTTGCCATCCGCAGCGAAAAAATGATCTGGATCGAAGAGTTGATCAGCTGGGTGGAGAGTTGTGGCAGTGCTCCGGTTTACTCACTGCTCAAGCGGGAAGATGAAAAGGCCGTGACAGAACAGGCCTATGAAAACCCCATGTTTGTTGAAGACATTGTCCGTGCCGTCACGGAAAAACTGAAAAGCGTACCGACGATCGAATGGTTTTGTGTTGAGTGTGAAAATTACGAATCCATCCACAACCATTCGGCCTATGCAACGCTGGAATATACGAGACAGAGTGAATAG
- a CDS encoding potassium channel protein, translated as MNPIRNVIVSLSALIIILFVGTFGYRHIQHWSLIDSLYMTVITVATVGFREVHELNYQGQLFTIFIIISGAGLVAYAAASVIQLMVEGQLRQFLGRKKLLQQISKLENHYIVCGYGRIGNFICREFAAKPVHYVVVESDPELCQKMNAEGILHVQGDATDDDILVNAGITRAKGLITAVTSDSANVYITLTARGLNPDLFILARSGEKTTEKKLIRAGASKVISPYTIGANRMAQAVLRPSVMDFIEIATAHHNLELQIEEIRINTGSDLVDRTLLSSDIRKHLGIIIVAIKKRHHDRMLFNPPSDALMEEGDILITLGEPVAIQRLERRASGPVDI; from the coding sequence ATGAACCCAATTCGCAATGTCATTGTTTCTTTAAGTGCACTAATTATTATCCTGTTTGTCGGCACTTTCGGTTATCGTCATATTCAGCATTGGTCACTGATTGACTCGCTCTATATGACGGTAATTACAGTGGCCACAGTCGGCTTTCGTGAGGTACACGAACTCAATTACCAAGGCCAACTTTTCACAATTTTTATTATTATTTCTGGTGCGGGTCTTGTCGCTTATGCAGCGGCTAGTGTGATCCAGTTGATGGTTGAGGGCCAGTTACGCCAGTTTTTGGGGAGGAAAAAATTGCTACAGCAAATTTCCAAGCTGGAAAATCACTATATCGTCTGTGGATATGGTCGTATCGGCAACTTTATCTGTCGTGAATTTGCCGCTAAACCGGTTCATTATGTCGTTGTTGAGAGTGACCCCGAACTTTGTCAGAAAATGAATGCAGAAGGAATTCTTCATGTTCAGGGTGATGCAACCGATGATGATATTCTGGTCAATGCCGGCATCACTCGAGCAAAGGGTCTCATTACTGCAGTCACGTCCGATTCAGCGAATGTCTATATCACGCTTACAGCTCGAGGACTCAATCCTGACCTGTTCATCCTTGCCCGTTCCGGAGAGAAAACCACGGAGAAAAAGCTTATTCGCGCCGGAGCAAGTAAAGTTATATCTCCCTATACCATCGGGGCCAATCGAATGGCTCAGGCGGTTTTACGGCCTTCTGTAATGGATTTTATTGAGATCGCAACCGCTCACCACAACCTTGAACTTCAGATTGAGGAGATTCGTATTAATACAGGTTCTGACCTTGTTGATCGGACACTGCTCAGTTCTGATATTCGGAAACATCTTGGAATTATCATTGTCGCGATTAAGAAAAGACATCATGATCGGATGCTGTTCAATCCGCCCTCTGATGCCTTGATGGAGGAAGGTGATATTCTCATCACATTGGGAGAGCCTGTTGCCATTCAACGTCTTGAACGCCGGGCATCCGGGCCTGTCGATATCTAA
- the tolQ gene encoding protein TolQ, giving the protein MLDLIWNAGPVVKLVLLVLVYFSVVSWTIIFYKFRTIQRATRESAQFIDFFWTKKRLDAVAQEIKQFSNSPLSALFREGYQELMKVQRIEKGDDSRGFADLGGENIARALRRASTQETHRLEKYLTFLATTGSTAPFIGLFGTVWGIMDSFHGIGQTGSASLAVVAPGISEALVATAIGLMAAIPAVVGYNHFLNKVNVLIGEMDNFSQEFLNIIEHMTRRS; this is encoded by the coding sequence GTGCTCGATTTAATCTGGAATGCCGGTCCGGTCGTCAAATTGGTTTTGCTGGTTCTGGTCTATTTCTCCGTGGTGTCGTGGACCATTATTTTCTACAAATTTCGCACCATTCAGCGCGCAACGCGCGAGTCCGCCCAGTTTATTGATTTTTTCTGGACGAAAAAACGGTTGGATGCGGTGGCTCAGGAGATCAAACAGTTCAGCAATTCCCCGTTGAGCGCCCTGTTCCGTGAAGGGTACCAGGAACTGATGAAGGTTCAGCGCATTGAAAAAGGGGATGACAGCCGCGGATTTGCCGACCTTGGCGGAGAAAATATCGCTCGCGCATTGCGTCGTGCCAGTACCCAGGAGACACATCGACTCGAAAAATATCTGACGTTTCTCGCCACAACCGGCTCCACGGCACCGTTCATCGGCCTGTTCGGAACCGTGTGGGGCATTATGGATTCCTTTCACGGTATCGGCCAGACCGGTAGCGCCTCCCTGGCGGTTGTTGCACCGGGTATTTCCGAGGCCTTGGTCGCCACGGCCATCGGATTGATGGCGGCGATTCCTGCCGTTGTCGGCTACAACCACTTCCTGAATAAGGTCAATGTCCTGATCGGGGAAATGGACAACTTCAGCCAGGAATTTCTTAACATCATCGAGCACATGACACGGAGGTCCTGA
- a CDS encoding ABC transporter ATP-binding protein: MSCALNIHHLHKSFGRQCAVEDLSLTINRGEIFGLLGPNGAGKSTTINMICGVSRIDSGSVSVFGYDTRHQSQHARRLTGVMHQEVVTDAFFTIDKALKMHPGFFGVKSDPAWRELLIDRLDLSDHLHKRMNCLSGGMKRRFMLAKALIHKPRLLILDEPTAGVDIELRHTIWSFIREINQHDTTILLTTHYLEEAEHMCDRIGIMNSGQLIALDSTRALLNHLDTRQATLELNQPLESIPQWLGLRQFHLSDDRIHLSVNLSADETVCDLMQLCHQHGLSVHDLNTVSPNLEEVFLHLTRSCQSQGATS, encoded by the coding sequence ATGTCTTGCGCTCTGAATATTCATCATTTACATAAATCTTTTGGCCGCCAATGTGCCGTTGAAGATCTTTCTCTGACGATTAATCGCGGAGAGATTTTTGGTCTGTTAGGTCCTAACGGGGCGGGTAAAAGTACGACGATCAACATGATATGTGGTGTGTCTCGTATCGATTCCGGATCGGTTTCTGTTTTCGGCTATGATACGCGTCATCAAAGCCAGCACGCGCGCCGTCTTACAGGCGTCATGCATCAGGAAGTGGTCACAGATGCGTTTTTCACCATCGATAAGGCCCTTAAGATGCATCCCGGTTTTTTTGGCGTTAAGTCGGATCCAGCCTGGCGAGAATTACTCATTGACCGGCTTGACCTCTCAGACCACCTGCACAAGCGGATGAATTGTCTTTCCGGCGGCATGAAACGTCGCTTTATGCTGGCTAAAGCGTTGATACACAAGCCACGACTATTGATTCTTGACGAACCCACGGCAGGTGTTGATATTGAGCTGCGTCACACAATTTGGTCGTTTATCCGTGAGATCAATCAACACGACACCACGATATTGCTCACGACTCACTACCTTGAAGAGGCTGAGCATATGTGTGATCGCATTGGCATTATGAACTCTGGTCAGCTGATTGCTCTAGATTCCACCCGTGCATTGCTTAACCACCTTGACACACGACAGGCAACTCTCGAGCTCAACCAGCCCCTTGAATCGATTCCGCAGTGGTTGGGTTTGCGTCAGTTTCATTTATCTGATGATCGGATTCATCTCTCTGTCAACTTATCAGCTGATGAGACCGTGTGCGACTTGATGCAACTCTGTCATCAGCACGGTTTATCCGTTCATGATCTCAACACCGTGTCTCCTAACCTTGAAGAGGTATTTCTCCACCTTACGCGTTCTTGTCAGTCGCAGGGGGCAACCTCATGA
- a CDS encoding TIGR04282 family arsenosugar biosynthesis glycosyltransferase: MDNSEDSTRLSTGLLVKKANVLLVFAKQPYPGQVKTRLTPDLTPQQAATLYAFSLRQTIRSFTCDRYDLVICYSGEKEYFAQRFPHCRLIAQGEGDLGERLKRMFRHAVDQGWQRICVVGTDSPDLPADRVDQAFDLLGSHDFVVVPAIDGGYVLAGANDYYPEVFEQISWSSEQVLEQTCKRLVSCQLRFQMLSPWEDIDDLESLQRYMQRHPDSSCGRYALHCLKHKPYFNVSYKQ; this comes from the coding sequence GTGGATAACTCTGAAGATTCCACCAGGTTATCCACAGGCCTGCTGGTGAAAAAAGCCAATGTATTACTGGTTTTTGCCAAACAACCGTACCCCGGACAGGTGAAAACACGACTCACCCCGGATCTGACACCACAGCAAGCCGCAACCTTGTATGCGTTCAGCTTACGGCAGACCATTCGTTCTTTCACCTGTGACCGTTACGATCTCGTCATCTGTTACAGCGGAGAAAAAGAGTATTTTGCCCAGCGCTTTCCACACTGTCGGCTGATTGCCCAAGGGGAAGGCGATCTTGGTGAACGCTTGAAACGGATGTTCCGCCATGCGGTAGATCAGGGGTGGCAACGCATTTGTGTGGTTGGTACGGACAGCCCCGACCTGCCCGCAGACCGTGTGGATCAAGCCTTTGATTTGTTGGGATCCCATGATTTTGTCGTTGTTCCCGCCATTGACGGTGGCTATGTCCTCGCCGGAGCAAATGATTATTATCCCGAAGTTTTCGAACAAATATCCTGGAGCAGTGAACAGGTCCTTGAACAGACCTGCAAACGGCTGGTATCCTGCCAGCTTCGTTTTCAGATGCTTTCTCCCTGGGAAGATATTGACGATCTGGAAAGCCTGCAGCGATACATGCAACGTCATCCCGACAGTAGTTGTGGCCGCTATGCGCTACACTGTCTGAAGCACAAACCATATTTCAATGTTTCATACAAACAATAG
- a CDS encoding F0F1 ATP synthase subunit epsilon, whose amino-acid sequence MADILKLEMVTPYKRVLSEEVDEIIAPGALGELGILPGHTPLLTTLKVGELTYRKGGAAFHVAVNWGYVEVEEGKVTILAETAEPADEIDLARAKAALGRAEEALKKLDPEDKQFRIMEAALERALIRIQVAARKAR is encoded by the coding sequence ATGGCAGACATATTAAAACTGGAGATGGTCACTCCTTATAAGCGGGTTCTCTCCGAGGAAGTCGATGAGATTATTGCTCCCGGCGCCCTTGGTGAGCTGGGCATTCTGCCTGGCCATACCCCGTTGCTGACCACCCTTAAAGTTGGTGAACTGACCTATCGTAAGGGCGGCGCAGCATTTCACGTGGCAGTCAACTGGGGCTACGTGGAAGTTGAGGAGGGTAAAGTAACGATTTTGGCTGAAACCGCCGAGCCGGCTGATGAAATTGATTTGGCTCGTGCAAAAGCCGCTTTGGGACGTGCCGAAGAAGCTCTTAAAAAACTCGATCCTGAAGATAAGCAATTCCGGATTATGGAGGCTGCTCTTGAGCGTGCTCTGATCCGTATTCAGGTTGCCGCTCGCAAAGCGCGGTAA
- a CDS encoding ABC transporter permease: protein MTPMQRDDHSFRSWRPFTALLKKEIHRFCRVYTQTLITPVIIASLYLFVFGATLGNRISVIDGFSYAQFVIPGLILMGVINNTFANSSSSLFMSRHLGHIVDVLVMPLSAWQIVSVYTLAAMTRGLLVGSVVCFISTFFAKLPWAYPLHTLLMSVLCSFLFAQLGIIAGIFSDSFDGLAMYINFLLLPLIFLGGVFYPISILPPFWRHVSHVNPLFYILDGFRHSILGVGDLPLFGSFLFTGLFSLFMCLVSIWLIRCSSRFRA from the coding sequence ATGACCCCGATGCAGCGTGATGATCATTCTTTTCGTTCATGGCGGCCGTTTACCGCCCTTCTTAAAAAAGAGATTCACCGTTTTTGTCGCGTTTACACACAAACGCTGATCACGCCCGTCATTATTGCTTCACTTTATCTGTTTGTTTTTGGTGCCACGTTGGGCAATCGTATCTCTGTGATAGACGGCTTCAGTTATGCCCAGTTTGTCATTCCCGGTCTCATCCTCATGGGTGTCATCAACAACACTTTTGCCAACAGTTCATCTTCATTATTCATGTCGCGACATTTAGGACATATTGTCGATGTCCTGGTCATGCCTCTCTCGGCCTGGCAAATTGTTTCGGTCTATACACTTGCGGCCATGACTCGCGGCCTTCTGGTTGGCTCCGTTGTGTGTTTTATTTCTACGTTTTTTGCAAAACTCCCCTGGGCGTATCCTCTCCATACGTTACTTATGTCTGTGTTGTGCAGCTTCTTGTTTGCTCAACTCGGCATCATTGCGGGAATTTTTTCAGACAGTTTTGACGGTCTGGCGATGTATATCAATTTTCTTCTTTTACCTTTGATCTTTCTGGGTGGTGTTTTTTATCCTATTTCAATCCTTCCCCCCTTTTGGCGGCACGTTTCTCACGTGAATCCTCTTTTCTATATCCTCGATGGTTTTCGCCATTCGATTCTCGGCGTTGGAGATCTGCCCCTGTTCGGCTCTTTTCTTTTTACCGGGTTGTTCAGTCTGTTTATGTGTCTGGTTTCTATCTGGCTGATACGTTGCAGCTCACGATTTAGGGCATAA
- the atpG gene encoding ATP synthase F1 subunit gamma translates to MASLKDIKKRIGSVKNTQQITKAMKMVSAAKLRRAQDAVVAARPYADKMQDVLSSMAKRNAEASHPLLEAREKKRALVVIMTADRGLCGGFNSSIVKAAEAFIRNQAEGYEEYTLRIIGRKGNEGLKRRPGLVIDKVYDNLTGNITYATASLIGSEIVDDYLEDKYDGVFMMYNRFISAISQEVTTAQLLPIVPEISEDEEPSYVADYIYEPSSADVLSSILPKHIEVQLFRAMLESVASEHGARMSSMDSASKNAAEMINKLTLQYNRARQAAITTELMEIISGAESIK, encoded by the coding sequence ATGGCGAGTCTGAAGGACATAAAAAAACGGATTGGATCCGTAAAAAATACTCAGCAGATTACCAAGGCCATGAAAATGGTTTCTGCTGCCAAGCTTCGCCGCGCTCAGGATGCCGTTGTTGCCGCCCGTCCTTACGCTGATAAAATGCAGGATGTTTTGTCCAGCATGGCCAAGCGTAACGCGGAAGCCTCCCACCCACTGCTTGAAGCCCGTGAGAAAAAGCGTGCTTTGGTGGTGATCATGACTGCTGATCGTGGTCTGTGTGGTGGTTTCAACAGTAGCATTGTCAAGGCCGCAGAAGCATTTATACGGAACCAGGCTGAAGGATATGAAGAATACACGTTACGAATTATTGGTCGTAAAGGGAACGAGGGCCTCAAGCGTCGTCCCGGCCTTGTCATCGATAAAGTGTATGACAACCTGACCGGTAACATCACTTATGCCACCGCATCGTTGATCGGCAGCGAAATCGTTGACGATTACCTTGAGGACAAGTATGACGGCGTATTCATGATGTACAACCGATTCATCAGTGCAATCAGCCAGGAAGTGACCACAGCACAGCTGTTGCCCATCGTTCCGGAAATTTCCGAGGATGAAGAGCCGAGTTATGTTGCGGATTACATCTACGAGCCGAGCAGTGCAGACGTGCTCAGCTCAATTCTGCCCAAGCACATTGAAGTCCAACTGTTCCGGGCGATGCTCGAATCAGTGGCTTCGGAGCACGGGGCACGTATGAGCAGTATGGACAGCGCAAGTAAAAACGCTGCCGAAATGATCAATAAGCTGACACTGCAGTATAACCGTGCACGTCAGGCTGCCATTACGACAGAATTGATGGAAATTATTTCTGGTGCTGAATCTATTAAGTAA
- the atpD gene encoding F0F1 ATP synthase subunit beta, producing MDKGKIVQVIGPVVDVQFEAGKLPEIYHALKITNPSLGEGEMNLVVEVAQHLGENTVRTIAMDSTEGLVRGQDVFATGDQIAMPVGRKTLGRILNVVGEPVDEAGPVEADLKWGIHRPAPEFVSQSTKVESFETGIKVIDLLAPYARGGKIGLFGGAGVGKTVLIMELINNIAQQHGGFSVFAGVGERTREGNDLWEEMKESGVLDKAALVYGQMNEPPGARARVALSALTVAEYFRDEEGQDVLLFVDNIFRFTQAGSEVSALLGRIPSAVGYQPTLSTEMGELQERITTTDKGSITSVQAIYVPADDLTDPAPATAFAHLDATTVLSRQIAELGIYPAVDPLDSSSRILDPQVVGDEHYKLARDVQFVLQRYKDLQDIIAILGMDELSEDDKLVVARARKIQRFLSQPFHVAEVFTGSPGKYVELKDTIKGFQEILDGKHDDVPEQAFYLVGTIEEVLEKAKSMAA from the coding sequence ATGGATAAAGGTAAAATTGTACAGGTCATTGGTCCTGTCGTAGACGTTCAGTTTGAAGCGGGTAAGCTTCCTGAAATTTATCACGCACTGAAGATCACCAACCCGTCACTGGGTGAGGGTGAGATGAACCTGGTTGTTGAGGTTGCTCAGCATCTGGGCGAGAACACCGTTCGGACCATCGCCATGGACTCCACTGAGGGTCTGGTGCGCGGTCAGGACGTTTTCGCTACCGGTGATCAGATTGCCATGCCGGTTGGTCGCAAGACGTTGGGTCGCATCCTGAATGTTGTTGGTGAGCCTGTTGACGAAGCCGGCCCGGTTGAAGCCGACCTGAAATGGGGCATCCATCGTCCGGCACCTGAGTTTGTCAGCCAATCGACCAAAGTAGAGTCTTTCGAAACCGGTATCAAGGTTATTGACCTGCTGGCTCCTTATGCTCGTGGTGGTAAAATCGGTCTGTTCGGTGGTGCGGGTGTAGGTAAAACCGTACTTATTATGGAACTGATCAACAACATTGCCCAGCAACACGGTGGTTTCTCTGTTTTTGCCGGTGTTGGTGAGCGTACCCGTGAAGGTAATGACCTGTGGGAAGAGATGAAAGAGTCCGGCGTTCTTGATAAAGCCGCTCTGGTCTATGGTCAGATGAACGAGCCCCCCGGAGCGCGTGCCCGTGTTGCTTTGTCCGCTCTGACGGTTGCTGAATACTTCCGTGATGAAGAAGGTCAGGACGTTCTGCTGTTCGTTGACAACATCTTCCGCTTTACCCAAGCTGGTTCTGAGGTATCCGCACTTCTCGGTCGTATCCCTTCAGCGGTAGGTTACCAGCCGACTCTGAGTACTGAGATGGGTGAGTTGCAAGAGCGTATCACCACCACCGACAAAGGTTCCATCACCTCGGTACAAGCGATCTACGTTCCTGCTGACGACTTGACTGACCCGGCTCCTGCTACTGCGTTTGCTCACTTGGACGCTACCACCGTTCTTTCCCGTCAGATTGCCGAGCTCGGTATTTATCCCGCGGTTGACCCTCTGGACTCCTCCAGCCGTATTCTCGATCCCCAGGTTGTCGGTGACGAGCACTACAAGCTGGCTCGTGATGTTCAGTTCGTTCTGCAGCGCTACAAAGACCTGCAGGACATCATCGCCATCCTCGGTATGGACGAGCTGTCTGAAGATGACAAACTGGTTGTTGCTCGTGCTCGCAAGATCCAGCGCTTCCTGTCTCAGCCGTTCCACGTTGCTGAGGTCTTCACCGGTTCTCCGGGTAAATACGTTGAGCTGAAAGACACCATCAAAGGCTTCCAGGAGATCCTGGACGGTAAGCATGATGATGTTCCCGAGCAGGCTTTCTACCTCGTTGGTACCATCGAAGAGGTTTTGGAAAAAGCCAAATCAATGGCAGCTTAA
- the tolR gene encoding protein TolR: MEISSRPQRRSSLSQINVTPFVDVMLVLLIIFMVTAPMMEKGVDVNLPEVSQAPNLEAAKESLIVSIDSRGGIYIGKQNVESADKLVAVLQQVLANRESKEVYLEADKVVPYERVVRVLAAIRRAGVTRLGMVALEPETN, from the coding sequence ATGGAGATCAGTTCCAGACCTCAGCGACGCAGCTCTCTGTCGCAAATCAATGTTACGCCTTTTGTCGATGTCATGCTGGTGTTGCTGATCATTTTCATGGTCACGGCGCCGATGATGGAAAAGGGTGTGGATGTCAATCTTCCCGAAGTGAGTCAGGCCCCGAATCTTGAGGCGGCCAAAGAATCCCTGATTGTCAGTATCGACAGTCGCGGAGGGATCTATATCGGCAAGCAAAACGTCGAAAGTGCCGACAAACTGGTCGCTGTCCTCCAACAGGTGCTGGCCAACCGGGAAAGTAAGGAAGTCTATCTTGAGGCCGACAAGGTCGTGCCTTATGAGCGTGTGGTACGGGTCCTCGCTGCCATCCGCCGCGCCGGTGTTACCCGGCTTGGCATGGTTGCTCTGGAACCGGAAACCAACTAG
- the queC gene encoding 7-cyano-7-deazaguanine synthase QueC, whose amino-acid sequence MSKKAIVLYSGGLDSTTCLAWAKAQGMTPYALSFRYGQRHSIELQKAESFAPQMGAEQHLIVDIDLRKIGGSALTADIEVPKDREIDDAIPVTYVPARNTIFLSYGLAWAEALGAFDIVIGVNALDYSGYPDCRPEFIEAYQAMANLATKAAVEGAGSYTIHTPLLHLSKADIIRMGTDLGVDYAFTHSCYDPAADGRACGRCDSCVLRLNGFSQAGLTDPVPYVEK is encoded by the coding sequence ATGTCGAAAAAAGCCATTGTACTCTATAGCGGAGGACTGGATTCAACCACCTGTCTTGCTTGGGCCAAGGCCCAAGGAATGACCCCTTATGCTCTGAGTTTCCGTTACGGACAGAGACACAGTATCGAATTACAGAAAGCGGAATCCTTTGCCCCGCAAATGGGTGCGGAACAGCACCTGATCGTGGATATTGATCTACGCAAGATTGGCGGCAGTGCTTTGACTGCGGATATTGAGGTTCCCAAAGATCGAGAGATTGACGATGCAATTCCGGTCACCTATGTCCCGGCTCGCAACACCATCTTTTTATCCTACGGTTTAGCCTGGGCGGAAGCACTGGGAGCTTTTGATATCGTTATTGGAGTCAATGCACTCGATTATTCCGGATATCCGGATTGTCGCCCCGAATTTATAGAAGCCTATCAGGCCATGGCCAATCTGGCGACTAAGGCTGCGGTTGAGGGTGCTGGAAGTTATACGATTCATACGCCGTTACTCCATTTGAGTAAGGCGGATATCATTCGTATGGGAACAGATCTGGGCGTTGACTATGCCTTCACACATTCCTGCTATGATCCTGCAGCAGATGGGCGAGCCTGTGGTCGCTGTGACTCCTGTGTCCTGAGACTCAATGGCTTTTCCCAGGCCGGACTAACGGATCCCGTCCCTTATGTCGAGAAGTAG
- a CDS encoding TonB C-terminal domain-containing protein, producing the protein MSEPVTPRRDISHRSNVGIGRMFVLSFILHILVFALLGGYLVPRLEKPQKPVYYVDLLHKPVAKPRAGRPDAPVKKKAPEKKKKVEKKSPPAAPKPVAKAPEKPKPVEVKKTVPEVVKPKPEVVKPKTPEVVKPVPQPKQEKPAVKQPVEVPAKTVEKSYQEETLDAIERLKRKQRIEALKNELNSLASRETPTTDTIDAPVGEVGGQGDEAGVSFDAWIKEYLSQAWALPRHYWDRGLKAKMILQFNTSGRLIHYEMLSPSGDSFFDASVKRAVSQLAQLPSKPSRPLELIVTFDPEEMLKR; encoded by the coding sequence ATGTCGGAACCTGTAACACCGCGTCGTGATATTTCCCATCGCAGCAATGTCGGTATCGGCCGGATGTTTGTCTTGTCATTCATCCTGCATATCCTGGTGTTCGCCCTGCTGGGGGGCTACCTGGTACCGCGGCTCGAAAAACCACAAAAACCGGTGTACTACGTCGACCTTCTGCATAAGCCCGTCGCCAAGCCACGCGCCGGTCGCCCGGATGCTCCGGTCAAAAAGAAAGCACCAGAAAAAAAGAAAAAGGTGGAGAAAAAAAGCCCGCCCGCAGCGCCAAAGCCGGTGGCCAAAGCCCCGGAGAAGCCGAAGCCGGTTGAGGTAAAGAAAACGGTACCCGAAGTCGTTAAACCGAAACCGGAAGTCGTCAAACCCAAAACGCCTGAGGTCGTCAAACCTGTTCCACAGCCAAAACAGGAGAAACCGGCAGTGAAACAGCCGGTGGAGGTGCCGGCTAAAACTGTTGAAAAGAGCTATCAGGAGGAAACTCTCGACGCCATCGAACGGCTTAAGCGCAAACAGCGTATCGAAGCGCTGAAAAATGAGTTGAACTCGCTGGCGTCACGTGAAACACCGACCACGGATACCATTGATGCCCCGGTCGGCGAAGTTGGAGGGCAGGGGGATGAAGCCGGGGTCAGCTTTGATGCCTGGATCAAGGAATATCTGTCACAGGCCTGGGCTCTGCCCCGTCATTATTGGGATCGTGGATTGAAAGCAAAAATGATTTTGCAGTTCAATACCTCTGGTCGACTCATCCATTATGAGATGCTCTCACCGTCCGGCGACAGTTTTTTTGATGCCAGCGTCAAGCGCGCTGTAAGTCAGCTGGCACAATTGCCGTCGAAACCATCCCGTCCACTCGAATTGATCGTAACTTTTGATCCGGAAGAGATGTTAAAACGATGA
- a CDS encoding GntR family transcriptional regulator has protein sequence MKKKPIERHQTLREKILENIRDAILKGTLKAGERVSEPDLAERYGISRTPIREAFRQLESEGYLTVVPRKGAVVTALSERDVEEFYSIKSILEGYAARLAAEKLTDKDIEKLKAINGRLSKLASAGDVKTFFRVHNEFHEQFIRASGNEKLLELIQQLLKKFDRLRIASLSLPGRMEISVQEHEKIIDAFESHDGDTADRLVRKNAAYGGQVLIQSMCE, from the coding sequence ATGAAGAAAAAACCCATAGAGAGACACCAAACTCTTCGTGAAAAAATTCTGGAAAATATTCGTGATGCCATTTTGAAAGGAACATTGAAGGCTGGCGAAAGAGTTTCAGAACCCGACCTTGCAGAGCGCTATGGCATCAGCCGTACGCCGATTCGTGAGGCCTTTCGCCAGTTGGAATCAGAAGGCTATCTGACAGTTGTGCCGAGAAAAGGAGCTGTCGTCACGGCGCTGTCGGAAAGAGATGTTGAAGAGTTCTATTCCATTAAAAGTATCCTTGAAGGATATGCGGCGCGATTGGCTGCGGAGAAATTGACCGATAAAGATATTGAAAAATTGAAAGCCATCAATGGCCGTTTGTCAAAGCTTGCTTCTGCAGGTGACGTCAAAACGTTCTTTCGGGTGCACAATGAGTTCCACGAGCAGTTTATCCGTGCTTCCGGCAATGAAAAACTTCTGGAATTAATTCAACAATTGCTCAAAAAATTTGACCGGTTACGCATTGCATCTTTGTCACTGCCCGGGCGAATGGAAATCTCTGTTCAGGAACATGAAAAGATCATCGATGCGTTCGAAAGTCACGATGGCGATACTGCGGATCGTCTGGTACGAAAAAACGCCGCCTACGGTGGCCAGGTACTCATTCAAAGTATGTGCGAATAA